ATTTTTCACTCGCCCAGATCTCAATCCTTTTCGTCATCCCGACGAGGACCACATCCGTCGCAAGCCCCGCATATTTTTTAAGTGTCGCCGGAACAATGATCCGTCCGTTCGCATCCAGCGGACATTCGCAGGCGGCGGAGACAAAAAATCTCTGAAGCGCCTTCACCTCGGAACGAAATTGCGGGAGAGAGGAAATTTTTTCCTCGACCTGATTCCACTCCTTCACCGGATAGGCCCAGAGGCAATTATCAAAATTCGTGAGGATCAGACGCTCGTCATAATTGGCCACGAGAACTTCTCGAAACCGGGAAGGAATCGAGAGACGTCCCTTTTGATCGATGGAATGTTCATAACGACCGCGAAACACTTGAAACCCCCACAAGACCCTTTTTGGTCTTATGTGGGATTATATGGGACGATATGGTACCTGTCAATTATATTTAATCCGCTAACTGTTGATAATTTGTTGATAATTCAGATTTTTTCGCCTTTGATTCTCAGGTTCCCCAAGGTTGATCAATGATCCCATTAACTGGCGCCACCTGCTCC
This genomic stretch from Deltaproteobacteria bacterium harbors:
- the mraZ gene encoding division/cell wall cluster transcriptional repressor MraZ — translated: MFRGRYEHSIDQKGRLSIPSRFREVLVANYDERLILTNFDNCLWAYPVKEWNQVEEKISSLPQFRSEVKALQRFFVSAACECPLDANGRIIVPATLKKYAGLATDVVLVGMTKRIEIWASEKWRKVFEQAEGDLGSMGDKLADLGL